The Asterias amurensis chromosome 21, ASM3211899v1 genome has a segment encoding these proteins:
- the LOC139953242 gene encoding SPARC-like — protein sequence MNYYSWLLVVLASLLVAGQEPDNEVATNAGDSDELDDDHNPCYGYRCKKPSYAICISKEIDGVLQPVCECPESCPDIVKPVCSVYGKQYDSLCHLRLFACKKQRSYPLAYQKPCVASQEPCSEFELNEFPHRLLEWFLHLREIDELRELNPNSNIRKLTNAGREKLAKWKFDLLDRKHDGLLDRRDLREFRYGLMPLEHCAEDFFNGCSQGSKTINLEQWNTCLRVDDVEGIPKRVAEIFLNVVPKQTPVEEEDEE from the exons ATGAATTACTACAGCTGGTTGCTTGTTGTGTTGGCTTCTCTCTTG GTAGCTGGCCAGGAGCCTGATAATGAAGTAGCGACAAATGCTGGAGATAGTGATGAGCTGGATG ATGATCATAATCCTTGTTATGGCTACCGATGCAAGAAGCCTTCTTATGCTATCTGCATCAGCAAAGAGATTGACGGCGTACTGCAGCCAGTCTGCGAATGTCCAGAGTCTTGCCCTGACATCGTCAAGCCGGTATGCAGCGTGTACGGCAAGCAATACGACAGCCTGTGTCATCTAAGACTGTTTGCTTGCAAGAAACAGAGATCTTACCCATTGGCCTACCAGAAGCCTTGTGTTG CTTCTCAGGAGCCGTGTTCTGAATTTGAGTTGAATGAATTCCCTCATCGTCTCTTGGAGTGGTTCCTTCACCTCAGGGAGATTGACGAGCTGAGAGAGCTGAACCCTAACTCCAACATCCGCAAACTGACCAACGCTGGCAGGGAGAAACTAGCCAAG TGGAAGTTTGATCTCCTTGATCGTAAACATGACGGCCTTCTCGATCGTCGCGATCTACGTGAGTTCCGCTACGGCCTGATGCCATTGGAGCACTGCGCAGAGGACTTCTTCAATGGTTGCTCCCAGGGAAGTAAAACTATCAACCTGGAACAATGGAACACGTGTCTGAGGGTTGATGACGTCGAGGGCATCCCAAAGCGTGTTGCTGAGATCTTCTTGAATGTTGTACCAAAACAGACTCCAGTAGAAG AGGAAGATGAAGAGTAA